One Vicinamibacterales bacterium genomic window, GGCGGGGTCCTTTTGGAAATCCTATCAAACCAGCCACAGATTAGGCGCAGATTTGGCACCGATTCAGCGCAACCGAGCTGCAGCCCGACCCGCGCACGCGCCGGGCAGAGCCCGGCGTCGCGGGTCGGGCTCTCATCCGTGATTAATCGGTGTCCAATCGGTGGCCGGAGACGTCGTATTACATACGGTCACGGCCACGGTGGGCCGGGGACCGTCTGACAGGTTAGCTGTGGCGTGGCGCCTCCCTAACCGAAGTAGAATCCGAGCCATTCGTGTTCGACGCCCTATTCAAGTTCTTTTTCGAGCTCTCCCCGGTGGTGTTCACCCAGGGCGAGTTCCGCTTCGCCGCCTCCACGGGTTCGTACGTGGCTGCCGTCGCGGTGCTGGTCGCGGTCGGCCTGACCCTGGCCGCCTACCGCTCCGGACGCGGCCGCACGCGTGATCGCGTCGCGCTGGCGGCCATCCGCGTCGCGCTGCTCGCCATCATCCTGGTCTGCCTGTTCCGCCCGCTGCTGGTGGTGAAGGCGGCGGTGCCGCAACAGAACTTCCTCGGCGTGCTGCTGGACGACTCGCGCAGCATGCAGATTGCCGATCACGGCGGCCAGCCGCGCTCGAAGTTCATCACCGACGAATTCGCGGAGCCCAATGCCGGCCTGCTCAAGGCGCTTTCCGATCGGTTCACCGTGCGCACGTTTCGCTTCTCCTCGGCGCCGTCGCGAACGATGGCGCAGGGCGAGCTGACGTTTGGCGGATCGCAGACGCGGCTCGGCGCGGCGCTCTCCGGCGTGCGGCAGGAACTGGCGGGCCTGCCCGTGGCCGGCCTGGTCATGGTGAGCGACGGCGCCGACACCGCGGATGCGGCGCTGGGCGACGCGCTGCTGGGCCTCAAGGCCGAGGGCCTGCCGGTCTTCACGGTCGGCGTGGGGCAGGAGACGCTGTCGAAGGACATCCAGGTCGGCCGCATCGTCACGCCCAAGACCACGCTCAAGGGCACCACGCTGATGGTCGATGTCGTGCTGTCGCAGTCGGGCTTCGACGGCCAGCAGGTCACGCTCGACGTCGACGACGAGGGCACGCTGGTCAGCACGCAGCAGGTCACGCTGCCCGACGCCGGCACGCCGGCGTCGATCCCGGTCCGGTTCACCGTGAGCGAAGCCGGCCCGCGCGTGCTGCGCTTCCGCGTCTCGCCGCAACCGGGCGAGCTGGTCACGGAGAACAACGCCCGCGAGGCGCTGATCGACGTGCGCGATCGCAAGGAGAAGGTCCTCTACTTCGAAGGCGAGCCGCGCTTCGAGATGAAGTTCATCGGCCGCGCCATTAAGGAAGACGGCAACCTGATTCTCACGGTGCTGCAGCGGACCGCCGACAACAAGTACCTGCGCATCGGGGTCGACACGCCGGAAGAACTGGCGGCCGGGTTTCCCAAGACGCGCGAGGAGCTGTTCTCCTATCGCGGCCTCATCCTTGGCAGTATCGAGGCCGGCGCCTTCACCGGCGATCAGCTGCGGATGATTTCGGAGTTCGTCGATCGCCGCGGCGGCGGCCTGCTCACGCTGGGCGGCCCGCGCGCGTTTGCCGAGGGCGGCTATGCCGGCACCGCGGTCGCCGACGTGCTGCCGGTGGTGCTCGACCGCGCGAAGGT contains:
- a CDS encoding glutamine amidotransferase, with product MFDALFKFFFELSPVVFTQGEFRFAASTGSYVAAVAVLVAVGLTLAAYRSGRGRTRDRVALAAIRVALLAIILVCLFRPLLVVKAAVPQQNFLGVLLDDSRSMQIADHGGQPRSKFITDEFAEPNAGLLKALSDRFTVRTFRFSSAPSRTMAQGELTFGGSQTRLGAALSGVRQELAGLPVAGLVMVSDGADTADAALGDALLGLKAEGLPVFTVGVGQETLSKDIQVGRIVTPKTTLKGTTLMVDVVLSQSGFDGQQVTLDVDDEGTLVSTQQVTLPDAGTPASIPVRFTVSEAGPRVLRFRVSPQPGELVTENNAREALIDVRDRKEKVLYFEGEPRFEMKFIGRAIKEDGNLILTVLQRTADNKYLRIGVDTPEELAAGFPKTREELFSYRGLILGSIEAGAFTGDQLRMISEFVDRRGGGLLTLGGPRAFAEGGYAGTAVADVLPVVLDRAKVQARDTVSRLQVKPTRAGSATAVTQLAANETASAERWNTLPGITTVNRIDAVKPGATVLLTGTDESRAERPMLSFQRYGRGKAFAFLPQDSWIWQMHASIPVEDMTHENYWRQLLRWVVDGVPDQVEPSLTSERVEPGEAATLIANVVDPSFVELNDAAVTATITGPDGAIADLPMSWDGEHPGQYHVSVPTKAPGWYQAKLEATRGGKTVSSTVTHFRAAPGEAEFFDATMHAATLRRIAEDTGGRYYEAGTTATLADDLRYTGRGVTTVEEHDLWHMPIVLMLLVGLLSAEWGYRRVVGLA